GAATTGAATGTGCGGAGCGAAATCCACACCGGTGACGAGTTTGAAGACCTTTCGCATGCCTTCAATCGCATGCTCCGGAATCTCATCAACATTCAGGATCGTAACCGTAAGCTTATCGCAGACCTGGACCGTAAAGTCGATGAATTGGCACGGGTCAATATGGCCTTGTTCGAGAATAACCGCCTCAAAAGCGAGTTCCTCTCCACCATGAGCCACGAGTTACGCACTCCGCTCAACAGCATCATCGGCTTCAGCGAAACCTTGCTTGCGGCCGACAACCTGACGGACAAACAACACCGCTATGTCAGTCACATCATGACAAGCGGACAGCGACTTCTGGCTTTAATCAACGACATCCTGGACTTGGCCAAGTTGGAAGCGGGGAAGATGCGGCTCCACCCAGAAACCCTCAACCTCGCCGCCATCTGTGAACATGCTGTGGCCATGTTCCGCCCTCAGGCCGAGAAGAAGAATATCGATCTGCGCATCCAGGTCGATCCGCATGCTCCCCCCATCCGGCAAGATGCCGGTAAAATTCATCAAATCCTGGCGAATCTTCTCTCGAATGCGATCAAATTCACCCCGGAAGGAGGGCGGGTCACCCTCAAAGCAGAAACCGATGGTCGTGATCTGACTCTGACCGTGTCGGATACCGGTGTGGGTATCGCGCCGGAAGAACAGGAGTTGATCTTCGACAAGTTCCGCCAGGCTGCCCACCCCATGACTCGCGAGCAAGGGGGTACAGGCCTGGGATTATCCATCGTGAGGGAATTGGCTCGGCTGCTCCAGGGAGATGTGACGCTTCATAGCGAGCTTGGTCGAGGCAGCACCTTCACTGTTCGCGTTACGGCCCAGTTGGCCGATGAGCCGCTCAGCGAGTTTGAATTGGCTGATGAAACTGCCGTAACATCCCGTTTGCCCCACGAAGCCAGGCACGAAGCAGGGATAGCCTATCCGCCCTCCACAATCCCTCCTTCTCTTTCGCGAGCACAATCCTCGCCGGCGCCGGCAGTACCTTCCCATCCCGCTGGAGCCGAAGTCCAAGATAATGCTATGGCCCACAGGCCAGCCCAACACTCTCCGCTTCCCTCCCAAGCCGAGGATGCGGAAGAATCACGTCCGTGATAAATGATAGACAGCTCAGCTTGTAATCAAGTGAGCACCAGGGGGCCAGAACCGCAGAAAGTCGGGTTGCCGAAGGTCTTGATGTGATGCCCGAAAGCGTGGGCCAGAGTCAACAGCAGGCGATTATGAGGCTCCCGCTTGTATTTGATGCATTGCCCCATACGGAAGCCTAAGCCATTCCCCACCAGTACGAAGGGGATGTTGTCCAGCGTATGGGAGTTCCCCTTACCCAATTCGTTAGTCCAGATCAGCAGCGTGTTGTCCAACAAACTACCGGAGCCACCGGGTTCGGGAGTTTCCGCCAAGCGTCGGGCCAGGTAGGCCAGTTGCTCGCAGAACCATTTGTTGATGGCCGTCAGTTCTTGCTGGGCCTTCTTGTTGCTATCCGGCTCGTGGGAGAGGGTATGATGCCCTTCCGTGATGCCGAGCCACTTCATGCGTGCCATCCCGACGGAGTTCGTGTATTGGATCGTGGCCACTCGAGCAAAGTCCGCTTGGAATGCCGCCACGAGCAGATCGATCTGTTGTTTGCTGATCTTTGGCATAAGATCGTTATCGCGCCGTAAGCCCGGCTCCAATTGGGGAACAGGGTGTTGCAATTCCTGTTTTGTGACCTGCAATTCCTTTTCCATCTCGCGGACGAAAGTCGCGTGCTCATCAAGCAGCCGGCGGTCTTCCGCAGGCAGTACGGATCGCAATTTGTTTAGATCTGTCTGCAGGTCGTCCAGCAGACTGCTGGCCAAGGCGTGATCCTTGGCGCGCCCGTAGAGCTTGTTAAACATCTGCTGGGGATCGTCGATCGGCGCAATGGGTTTGTTCGGACCGGCATAGACCCAACGAGTCCAAGTATCCGCCCGTTCAGGAACCATTACGCCGAATTCCAAGGAACCGAAACGAGTACGCGTGGCGGGATTTTTCTGGAGAAAGTTCTTGATCTCTTGGTCGATCGATATGCCTTTGGACCAGCCCGCCGGAGTGTCGGAACCGCCTTGGATGTTACCGGGGAATAATTCGATGCCCGTGAGGAGACAGCCGATGCCGCGCATGTGACCATCCCCGTCTCCCCGAATACGATCCGCTAAGCCGTGGAGAATGAGGGTGCGCTCTTTGAATGGTTCCAACGGTTTGAGACTCTCCTTCAGCTCTGTCAAGGGACCTTCTGCGTCTGGCCAGAAATTCCACGGAACCACTCCATTGGGGCTGAACATGAATACAATACGCTGCTTCCGCTGGGTCTGATTGGCGAAACCTAAAGCGGGCAGGTTCAGTATAAACGGCAGGGCCGCACTGCTTAGTCCCAAGTCTCGGAGGAATTCCCGTCGGCTCTGATGTAGTATCGCCATATCGCGCTCCTGTCGGAATGATTGGGTTTCAGGCGGGTACCGGTCCCAGTTGTCAAACCAACCGGTTTTACGAGGCGGGTTTTTCGGCAGGTGGTGATTCCAGTTTAGATTTAGGAGGTAATGCGCCTGTTACCGCTATCTCTACTACTAATTTACGCCATCGTCGTCCATTGTGCGAGAGGAAATCCCGTAATTGTTCCGGTTTGTCGACCCCATAAGCCCGGATTGATTGTTGGACCAGATAATGGAACAATTGTGTGGCGAAGGCTTGATCCATTTCCGGACTATTCGCCAGGAAGCGAGCCAAGTCCTGGGCATTCTGGAACCGGACAATCTGCCCGTTCCGAGTTTCATACTGACCGGAAGGGTCTACGGGTTGTCCATTGTCCTGAGGCCGGAATCGCCCGACGGCATCGAAATGCTCCAAGGGGAAGCCCAAAGGGTTCATCACAGCATGGCACTTGGCACATTC
The Thermogemmata fonticola genome window above contains:
- a CDS encoding ATP-binding protein; this translates as MSYRGFKRLLGETNLERKCRWLLGAAVLLLMTGSFWVYSEQTRGLALEQFVVTGRTLMAPFVERVHLPQERSEGAEAFETLSERHWPVVRESYSARFLRLDATDPADKPGSEDLPILHRILQEGWMEDSRPAPHENAFYYYGALRAATACLGCHRDPDRVKQAQPHLQEGDLMAVVRIRLSTLPLQEGFHTNRAILIAFAVGTSLLIIAGSYLIIRYVIVKPVKHLKDVAEAIANGELNVRSEIHTGDEFEDLSHAFNRMLRNLINIQDRNRKLIADLDRKVDELARVNMALFENNRLKSEFLSTMSHELRTPLNSIIGFSETLLAADNLTDKQHRYVSHIMTSGQRLLALINDILDLAKLEAGKMRLHPETLNLAAICEHAVAMFRPQAEKKNIDLRIQVDPHAPPIRQDAGKIHQILANLLSNAIKFTPEGGRVTLKAETDGRDLTLTVSDTGVGIAPEEQELIFDKFRQAAHPMTREQGGTGLGLSIVRELARLLQGDVTLHSELGRGSTFTVRVTAQLADEPLSEFELADETAVTSRLPHEARHEAGIAYPPSTIPPSLSRAQSSPAPAVPSHPAGAEVQDNAMAHRPAQHSPLPSQAEDAEESRP
- a CDS encoding DUF1552 domain-containing protein — its product is MAILHQSRREFLRDLGLSSAALPFILNLPALGFANQTQRKQRIVFMFSPNGVVPWNFWPDAEGPLTELKESLKPLEPFKERTLILHGLADRIRGDGDGHMRGIGCLLTGIELFPGNIQGGSDTPAGWSKGISIDQEIKNFLQKNPATRTRFGSLEFGVMVPERADTWTRWVYAGPNKPIAPIDDPQQMFNKLYGRAKDHALASSLLDDLQTDLNKLRSVLPAEDRRLLDEHATFVREMEKELQVTKQELQHPVPQLEPGLRRDNDLMPKISKQQIDLLVAAFQADFARVATIQYTNSVGMARMKWLGITEGHHTLSHEPDSNKKAQQELTAINKWFCEQLAYLARRLAETPEPGGSGSLLDNTLLIWTNELGKGNSHTLDNIPFVLVGNGLGFRMGQCIKYKREPHNRLLLTLAHAFGHHIKTFGNPTFCGSGPLVLT